The window TTCGCAAATCCATCTCCGTCCATTTCCACATCCACCGCTTCTCCAAGCCTTGAAGAAGTTTTCTCTGGGATACACATCTGCACAGTCGTCACCGCTGGAATCAGTTGGCTCCGAATCATCccagtacctggagaaaaccatAAGTTAGTCTACGGTGGCGCAGGGCCGAATCTGACACCTGGGGCAAAGTGGTGCCGAGCCTGGCACAGTTTGTCTTTCTAGTTTCAGATGTACACACATCTCATTTTCCACCCAGCGGCCCTGACCCCACCTCTTAGAATGAGGTCAGGTGCATTGTTGGCACATTGTTATAGTGAGACAGTGGAAAATGAATGTTCTTTAGACCAACTGACGTTAGTGGTGCAttatttcactgttgttttatgAATGCATTATTAACATAGTAATATGCACCTTCATAAGCGGGGGCACAACATACGTACCATCTGCTTGTTAAACACAGATAATCTGCTTGTGTGCAAAGTGAAACTGGTTCCTCTGGAGAGAAGTGTTCTATTTTACTGTGTGGCAAATCCACCCTTATAATACTCCTGGGTGCATATACACCTGACTTTAAAAGGGAATTGGAGATgcctctctgattggtttagTGCATATTATGCAATTATTATGCCAAAAATACACCCATGAATAAttaccaatgttttttttctgttaaactACCTAAAATGGATCTGCCCTAAATTCACTTGCGCCACACACTTTAAATCATACacttaaaatgtgaaaatagagCTCATAGTATTTGCTCTGTGTCCACAACTACAGGAAATTCTGTCATTTCGTGTTGTAATGCATGAACTTTTGCAACCAGTAAACTTGGAGACAGGGTCTACATCTTATAAACTAGTCATTCATCATCATATGGTATAACTAACATTGCATTATTACAACATACTTTACCACTGAGACTCcggaagtgttttgtggacttaaacacttTGCCCACCCCTCCATTAGCATAGTGTTGGGTAGATTATGAGTGAATATAagtttttctgtgaactatccctttaaggctaTTTTGTGGCAACAGACAGTTCAGACAagtttatgttgtgtgtttttaaggtcAAGCAGTTAAAGTACAAGCCCTTCTTGTGCCAACCAATCATGCAGGAGAACACTATCAAGTTGGAATTTGCTGGTGGCTTCCAGAAATAAACCCAGCTGTGGGGTGTTATATTTTGAATATCTGCCAcctgttttcatacatttctaCAATGTCaaagatatttaacatttacCCTTCAGCCATTGATGTTCCATCCCCCCATTTCCAAGTCCTTTCCCTATGGATAAGCTTCAGTCCGATCCAGAAACCATCGGAGGATGGAAAGCCTCGAACAGGATTTCGCAGGGCATTTACAGTTGAGTTCTAACAAATGAGAAATATAAACAGAATTTACAAGAAATATTTCGTTCTTTAACTTTGTAATTTTATATTTGCAGAGAAATAATAACAAAcctctttgtctttgctgtCTAAGATCACAAGATCACCGCCATCGTCCTGGCAGAACTCTCTGGCTTTTTGCCAGGTTCTGGTTCCATCACGGTTGGAGGAAGAAAAGTAATAACATGCTGAGTTAATGAAGACCCATCCCATTGGACAGTATCTGCAGCTATCACCTGCagtttcaaaagaaaatcacaatgAATAACTAACTCATAAACATATAaacgcacaaaaaaaaaaaatattattgccTCTTCGATAAGATATACAATaatagcaacaaaaaaaagcagctcACGAAGGACTGGTAACTGGGATTTCATTGATGCAATGGCCACTGTCATTTCATCAATCTCTTCTTCATAGCCACTTTTAATTCTTTGCTGGTGTTCAAGCTCCCAGTTGGTGGGTGTCTGACGACTCATCTCATTGTCCAGCTGATGCCTGGCGTCCGTCATGGTCTTGATCGCAGTCGTGTAAGTGTCTTGCAGTTTGTTCAACTCGTTTTCAATGCGTTCCACATCATCAGTTGTGAGGTGGGTATCTGTAAGTTTGCTGTCTGTAAGTGTTGGAGACAAGACGTGTTAAACAGTGTGTCATTCCGTCTCTCATTTTTCTCAATGATGGAGTTTGGCAAAAACTCAGCTAAAGCACCACAGGAGATTATTAGAATTTGATGatcaatattattaaaatcctataAATGCCATTGGCTGAAAGGTCAAGCATGGGCACAAGAGCATTGCACCCTGTCCCTAagtgtttcattttaataacataTATAGAGGCTCTACCACAAACAAATTCAAGTACTTTATGATACGCAGTAGGTGATTTATAGGAGGACGAGAGAGGACGTAATCCCCGAAAAACTAGCTCCTTTAACAATTAGTCAATTTTGCCATCCCATCTCTGCCAGCCACCAATCCCATGtaagagagagagctgtgtggGCCAATAGAGAATTTGTGCTCGTGAGCATAGTTAAGCTGCTGAGCAAATTGCGCAATCCGCAGTTTATTTTGAAtggaatgaaaaagaaaatgaggacACTTTGCTTCTCTCTCCCACTTTCTCCCCTACCCGCGTTAGTGGCTgttaaaaacatccataaagattttgCTGTATTTAGCTGTATTTagcaggtgcacacacacacacacacacacacacacacacacacacacacacacacacacacacacacacacacacacacacacacacacacacacacacacaaacaaccccttgtaaaaatgaacaaattgactatgtatatgtatatgtatatgtatatgtacagtatatgatcTATCAATGATTAGAAAaagtttatatttctgtttcctcAAAGGTAGAGCTGAAAACAATTTGTTcattaatcaattagttgatCACCAGGAAACTTTTTATTCAAGCAAAActgttaaacatttgtttttcaacattaatGTTAAcgtgaaacaaaacaagttggCTTGCTAAGATTATTTGATCAATTGATGAGTTATTTAACAGTAGTAAGGTTATCATAAGGGTTTTCATGCAaggagttttttgtttttttttgcctctcaAATCGGACTAATACATAACATACAAAAGATTCATTGACGACTCAAGAAAACCTTCATTAACATTGACTCACAGTGCACTCCAAGGCTGAT of the Hippoglossus stenolepis isolate QCI-W04-F060 chromosome 10, HSTE1.2, whole genome shotgun sequence genome contains:
- the LOC118117087 gene encoding CD209 antigen-like protein B isoform X1; the encoded protein is MEVKGNAGSDFDGEFETPIYQEDLHDEEEYPPHLNSNKKRQQVSMFNMAPGRHDRLAVLSLAILAAVLLIVDISLGVHYSKLTDTHLTTDDVERIENELNKLQDTYTTAIKTMTDARHQLDNEMSRQTPTNWELEHQQRIKSGYEEEIDEMTVAIASMKSQLPVLRDSCRYCPMGWVFINSACYYFSSSNRDGTRTWQKAREFCQDDGGDLVILDSKDKENSTVNALRNPVRGFPSSDGFWIGLKLIHRERTWKWGDGTSMAEGYWDDSEPTDSSGDDCADVYPRENFFKAWRSGGCGNGRRWICEKAPTAVN
- the LOC118117087 gene encoding CD209 antigen-like protein E isoform X2 — encoded protein: MSMFNMAPGRHDRLAVLSLAILAAVLLIVDISLGVHYSKLTDTHLTTDDVERIENELNKLQDTYTTAIKTMTDARHQLDNEMSRQTPTNWELEHQQRIKSGYEEEIDEMTVAIASMKSQLPVLRDSCRYCPMGWVFINSACYYFSSSNRDGTRTWQKAREFCQDDGGDLVILDSKDKENSTVNALRNPVRGFPSSDGFWIGLKLIHRERTWKWGDGTSMAEGYWDDSEPTDSSGDDCADVYPRENFFKAWRSGGCGNGRRWICEKAPTAVN